The segment tagggaaaagtaaaagtttctTTGTTGAGCCTTTGAATAAGATATTGGCACttgacaaaacaattaaatcaattagataatcattcaataacatcagttaggcctggttcacatttaattatatcttcttaactatcagttcattgagtatatatgaataataacaatgtaataatagtaCCATTAATAAATTTCCGcatcctgtggtatcaagtcgttagttgaacaatacaacagtatcggcaacactttcgacaTGAGCACGTCTCAATGTatcgacggagatagggttgtagttgttgatagggttgtagttgttgatagggttgtagttgttgatagtttctagttcatagtttctgatattctttctgataatataaaaaacctgcttttttacctgcctgagcggaccactttttttttgggggggggggcgactttgagtttgtgtttccactgtATTTGTTACCTTGtttgtattcattttattttcatgttaATTCACCGATCTACCAGAACACGATGCCGTTCCAATAAAACTCTAGttagtagaaataaaagaacaaaCCTGCAATATAAAGTCAATGTCGCTATTAGCATAGCTAACAAATACATCGTACTTGAAGTCTTTCACATCCACCTCTCTAGTAGAAGATATTTTTGATTTAGCTGCATGGTACCAGTAACGTAATGTCCATCTAGGGAAGGAAATCATAGCTTAGTTTCagacaaaaatgtatttacaattTTGTAACTTTTGATAAAATACAATCACAAACATAATTGTTTGTAGTCATACTGGTCTCTGAAAAATTTTAATACAACGAATCTTCAAGACTCACTAGTCACGCCTTGCATTAAACATTTTCTGTATTTCGAAATTCAGAAATTCATTCTCTCTCAAAGCGTTATTTCTCCTAATAAGAAGAGCACAGGTCAAATTTAGTAAACAAGGGGTGGGATGGGCCGAGAGACATTCCCGGCATTACGTTTGTTATTGGCATGATCGTTGTCAGATCATGTTAGTGCCCAGCATGACTTCCTGTAGCGGAACTTTATTTTCACTCAAAAGACATCAAGAAAAAAGACAGTACGTCAGTCAGGAACGAATTACAATTAAACAAGACGGGTTGACTTCTAGAGATTTTATAGTGGAAGACATATtgaaatcatcatcatcactatcAAACTCTTTTGGAGTGAACTTCGAGAGGCTCAAGTCCTtccttgcaaaaaaaaaacaaccctggACAAATAGTCTGCTGTAATGCTTAATGCATGTATGTCACCAGACAGGTCAAGAACCTGTCATGAAGTCTGGGGCAGTGAAATAGAATTATTAGAcgcggtttcctcttcttcccagCTTTGCGAGCCTTATCTCAATGGTCTTGGACATTGGAGACTTCTTGGCAGCCTCATTGGTTTTAgctaaatatttgttaaatattGGGTGAGCGTTACATGCGCAGCGTAGTGTGATTGTGGACTGATGCGAATATGTGTtgaaagaggaagaaagaaaggacAGAAACAATGGAGTACTATGGACGAGGATATTGttgatattatttttcattcaaCAGGATTAAAGTTCTCATAATCTGCAACTTATAGTTCTGTGTGTATGGTTACAAGAGTCTCATCTGTTCGTAATATCGAGAAATAATGGAGTTGCAATTTTCGTGcgtctagaatattctagatttGTTAGAAGACTCCAGCTCTTAAGCTTATTCCTTAGGTCTGCGCAAGTGTTGGTCCAACatttttcctttttaacagACATTTTGATTAGTTTGCTAAGTCTTACATTTCTCCCTGAGTGTTGGATTCTTTGATCTTTTGGCGTGCCCTTTTCCGAGCAGCAAGCTTGTTGATTTGAACTGTTCAATTGGGCTTGTACTTTCTACAAGGGTAATTCTTAGGAATAAACCTTCCAAACCAAATAATGGAAAGTTTGGATTTGACGTCATTGACACGTGACtattaaaaacaagactaggaTTGAGGAAGTGTAGCGAAAAGTAAACAGACGACTTTTGGCAGCTGTAGAATAAGGTCAGGGTCGGCTTTAGTTTCTGAAGTAGATATTTGGATACTACGACACTTGATGGTTCCCTTCAGAAGGCTTTCAACTTTTTGTTTGGCCATCGTTTATCAGCGTCGACTTTATAGTGTTGGGCTTTTGTCTGGGTTGTttcgttatttgagtgttacctgcGGTGAGACATCTGCACAAGACACAGCGCGGAGGCGCCAGCAGCCACTACAGATGCAGACTATACACCATTCGATCGTCCAAGAACCATGTCAGACAGATCTCAGCGCTTCTTTCATACCCCCTACCAGCAGAGCTCTGCGCCAGTCGAGCATGCAGATTCAGGTCATGCAGAGTCGATAGCTCCCCCAACGCTAGCCCTTTTGGAACACCCTAAAAGTAAAAGGGGCAAAACGTACTCCAGTTACCAGAGAACACCGCGTGGATTTCCGTGGGCTATGTTCAAATATATTCTTGAGAACGACGTTTTGAATTTATCATGTTTCAGAGTTCAGACGATTATCGCGAAATTGTAAAAAAGGTGCTAGTGAGATGAAATAAAGTCActagatttaataatttaataggtaaaatatttcttttttattcgcTTCAACTCGACTAATGCTCAAATGTAGATTTAAAGGTACAATACAAATACAGAAGGTATTCAATCATCGGGCTGCTCTTGTCAGCGCGTCACGTCCAATCAGGAGGGCGTGCTTCACAGTTTGAAAAAAAGGCTGATAGAAAAGATTTTAGATTGACTTTATCACAACAGAATCTACTTGATGTTCTATCCGTTTCATTTGGATGAAACTACTTTCAAAAGTCATTCAGATTTCATTAAGTAGCCAATTGTGGTAGTTTTCCGTGGACTTTATTGAAACTCAGATTAACTTAGAACAGTTTCAATCTCTAACAGGAACGGCTAAACATTTGGGTAAGCAGACGACGCAAACgttgttttatttgtacaaagcttctatcaacttactctgtgtgtctggtacaacttttgtacacgtcatttctcccacttcccagtaCCTAACAAAACGTGAATCAATCAAACAATTAAGCAACTATTTCTAATTGTGTCATAAATACGGAGAAAAGACTTACAAATATTAGGGTAGTATAATTTGTGTTTTGTTCGCCGTATAATTAGCTGTAAACTAGCTCTTACCTAAATCTGTATATCAATGATGCAATTAGGACCAAGACCATGAGCAAGGTTCCACCTGCCACTGACAGAAACATAGTAATATGCTTCTCACAACTGTAGCTCAGCATTGCTACCTGTTCATCATATCCGTTCTTCATCTCCAGAGCCTGTGCGTTGGCAATCGGGAATTTGCAGTAGTAATAGGAGTAGTTGCTCCCGAAAACTTTCGTGTCCACGACCCATTGGAGGAAGTCTAGATTTCCACAGTCACACTCGATGGGGTTCTGACGCATGTCAATGGTAATGTTCACTCCCCTGCTGAGTAGCCAGCTTATGTGGCTCCGAATACCTTCGGGAAGAGAGGAGATTTCATTTCTGTGTAGATCAATAAACTGCAATCTCTTCATGTGAGTTATGCTGAAGTTAGCTTGACTCAAACGATTTATGGATAAGTCCAGTGTCAACAAATTCTCCATTGACCCAAATGCGTTTTCGTTAAGTCTGTAGAGATTgttaaaagaaatatcaatagaTTCCATGTGCGTAAGCTTATCAAAAATTAGACCTTTCAGGTCTGCATTCAGACAATCGCCGAGCAAGTTTTGATATAGATTTAAGTGTTCTAAGCTGGTCAAGTTGTCAAAAAACTTATCACTGATGCTTTCTATGAAACAACTAGACATTTTCAGCACCCTAAGGTACTTCAATCCAATCACTGGACCCTGAAGAGCCTGGAAGTGATTTTTGGTGAGGTCAACATAATCTAATTTGTTATTGGAGCAGAAAGTGATGTTGTTGATAATATAGGTCATAGAGTTGCTGTGCATGGTTACGTTTCTTAACATTGGTGGAAGAGGCAACAtaaaatctgtttgatattcaGAGCAAGAATTGTCCTTACATATGCATTCGTTGTCAGTGAACTTGCCATACCCTTCAGATGGACTAACACACTTAAAACTGCTATCTGGAAAGAGTAATGGAAATTGTACTGGCTTAAAGAATCCATCCAAATGTAGATTCTCCAAACTGAATAGCTCGCCCATATTCTTCCAGTACGCAccaaacattattttgttattagtCAGATTGACAGTTTTTAAAGTAGCTGGCAACATCTTCAATGCTCCAAATTCAATCATCTCAATCTCGTTATCCATTGCTTCAATGATCTCCAGACTCATGTTCCTGAAGTATCTCAGAGTCTTAGATAATATCAGAATACAAGGGGAGAATCTGGGCACCACTCGCTGAATCTTCAAACGTCTAAGAGTTTGGCTATTTCTTAGACCATACATCAGGTTACCTATAGCCTCAAGACCGAGATAGAAATTGTTAGTAAGATCCAAAACTGTCAGTTTGTTCAAAGGGGCAAATGCTCCACTTTCAACTAGTGACCCTTCCAATCCGCAGTTAGAAATGTTTAAATCCTTCAGGTGacctaaatatttaaatgtatcaTTGTGCAGCGACTCCAAAAAGCAATATCCTTGATCGTACCCGGATATGACCAGCTTTGTCAAATATTTCAACGAACCGAACAGTGGACCAAATCTTTTTCCTCGAAGACCATCAATATAAAGAGTTTTAAGGTTTGTCAATAAAGAAAAGGCATAGTCTGGGTACACAAGATTTGGGTTACTTGTGTTTGGGTTGTTTCTGTTCATCACTAGGTAGACTAAAGAACCATTCAAAGGCGCAAAAACGCGAGACTTGTTTAGGTTGCTATCCATGGCGATACTATTGTTATAGACATTGAGCCGCTCCAGTTTGTACAGACCACGAAACACACCATCTGCTAGTGTCGTGATGTTATTGGAGTCGAGCTGAAGCACTTCAAGATCTGTATACTTGTCAAACACGCCTGGATACAGTGAAGAGCTATTCAATCTGTTGTATGCCAGCAAAAGATGGCTGATGCTGGAGGGCAGTTGTGTTGGAACCTGGTCAAGATTGGCGTTACTACAGTCTGCGACGGTAGTTATGGTATAATTTTCCGAGCAGTGACACACTAAGCAGCTGTCACTGTGATATAAGTCCGTACATCCAATCACAATACTGCAGTTACCATCCTTGTCAAATATATCAGAGCCCTTCCATTCGCTAAATTTCAACTGAAACATCGTACTCTCACTGGAAAGGCTTTTTACTGAATGCATATTGTGAGTCTCTGTGTTTTGGTCATGCAGAGTCTCATCGTTGACGTCTTTTTGTCTAAAGGATTTATCTTTGAATATTGTGGCTTGTATTGAACCATCCGAAACCTTCGACTCCTtagagtttattttatttacgttTCTTACTGCATAGAGATTTTTCTTTGCTGCCGTAAATTGAACACCAGTTTCTTTATGCAAAATATTGTCATACGCCGATAATGATATTGAGGTGATTAACAAAGCCGTAATAACACATATCAACTCCATcatttctgtttctgtggaaaagaaatatttacctATTGATCTATACttatctaaattttaaaaattggggaaagttgtttttttaatgtaaatgtttatttgttattttaaacattaatattatatttgcATTTATCTTAGGCATTCTCTATAAGAGTTTTACatcaagatctagattagtagaaatgtgaagaaaaaaatatttttaaaatatttgcaaaCTAAAATACATACTTCACCGTAAGCATTGATCTTTTGTAACGAATAGAATTATCTTCAGggacttttttttggttaacgTTAGATCTGTCTTTCATGTTCCACTCAGATGaagcctttaaaaaataacacgATACCTCTGTTATAAGTTACATAGAAATTGAGCGACTTTCCACATCCGAAATAACAGGGAAACTTTGATTAGAGATTGTTTTCTCAAAGTATTGTATTTATTTGGCGAGGAAATACTATGTCGAGTCCATGGCCCAGATTTCAACTATTTATCATTAGTTCATGAAAAAGGAAAtgactaataaaataaatctaggcCCATTCTTTGATTGTTTCGATAAATGATAAGACACAGcgtcaaccattttttttacaaaactgtcTATCACGTCTGTCTGGAATCTTGTTGacgttcttttttttctccaacttttcatttatgaatcaagttaaaaccttgcacaattattcattgctgATGACAAcgcatgaatcaatcaaaacattaaacaaCTAATTAGATTAGTCAATTAGTTGTAATACATTAAAATTCTTAATCAGGAttggaacccgggacccctaggctcggaagccaagcgctttacgactcagccactgcgcctccccccccccacacacacttaacagacgcttttacttttcccaaattaatgtcaggcacccattagagctgggtggactcagaggcgcccaaaaatcccgaaattaaaaattccagtcttcaccaggattcgaacacgggacttttACGGGCATAGCTGTTAGGTGTAACAGGTTCTATTGTGCGTGACGTAGTATTATAATACTACACATGAGGCTGGTTACTATTAGTGTGTCGCGAATGCGTAGactgctgggttcgtgcttcctggagtcacaCGTGACAGACACAGACATTACAGATTGACTCTTTggcagacaaacataatgtttatttaatgacgATAATAACAATACTGCACCTTATTGGCAGTTACATCCAGACTTCCGATGTGAAACCTAATTACATCCGCATACCAGCGTTATTGAATGTCCAAGAGGATTAGTTACAGAATAAATCAAAAGTAACGTCCGCaacacagcgggtaacaataataCCTCACAGTTAGTACTATACTCTCTAAATCCACAGAAAAACTATCAAAATACTTTAAGTCCGTCCTGGACCAAAAGATACTATTTGACTCAAAGTTACAACTCGACTAACAAAGTCACTACTACCTAGATAATACATGACTGCCTCGTTCAGAGGATTATTTCTGACTGAACTGACTGAACTGTACggactgacttgacttgactgaactcagagtcaactttattcattcatgggaagcgtggtcgaattagcttggcttggctacctagaagggggctcgaggttcgacacccgactcgggcagagttgtgattactgagcgcctaaggcaggggttctcaacctgtgggtcgcgacccccttagggctcgattgactatttgccaggggtagcctaagaccatcgaaaatatggatgttttttgtctattcttctattactgtgtggatgggggtcgccgcagagtgggaattgtaaaaagtggtcgccgagcttaaaaggttgagaaccgctggcctaaaggcagcacggaaaaccaactcctagataccccctccaccccTCACCGGTCCACAaacgagattggaccaaagcgctctgagcatgaaagtagcgctatataaaagctataaatatattctatttcctgttttctacatcaggaattgtACGTGTCTTTTAAACGTCTTAACATGAGGTGAACATTAAATCAaacaatgtcaactgagactgggaCATAGGTAAAACTGGAAGTATTCTATTTGTCCACGTCATCGGTAACATGTTCACTTGAAagcctttttacaaagcttacatcaactcattCAGTCTATTGGATAAAAAAGGGTGCACGTGTTatatctcccacacccaatctcggatcaagctgaaattttgtccaattatttcttttacctgaaaaaaaataaaaaaataaaaacaaggttattttatcttatctttatatataaCTAGCTTTAATTTTATCCGGCTTTGCTCGggtttttctttctacaaatagCATGCATTTATCAAGATCCAATTATTGAATAAAAACATTGGCTTGTGTATTTAGAAGTGCACGATATCAAgatgtcaaatatattttataattaaagcgAACGCGTAAATGTAACTGTTAATATAGcattgttagtttaatttaatgatgacatagatataaaatctaaaaaaaacttgaatgccATAGTAGTCAAGTTAAAGAAATGAAAGTAGgttttagatctattttctaaATGTGTATTCTTAATTAAAAGTATAGTCAAACGAGATTATGACCTATGacgttcatttcatttgtatcacTACGCGATATAATGGTGCCGCAAGTTACGGAAAAGTATGTCAAGACGTTTAACGCTATTTACATTTAGAGCGAatgattttatgtaaaaaaaaaaaaaaaagagtcaatacttttatagagttgggccattttttttatttagagggtcttaattttattttagggCTAGAATACATACaatacggtctaagttagtacacaaggaacatttctgccaagttttatcaagatcggtgaattggttttgatttctatgcggggacatacatacatacatccatacgccttactttctgctttatatattagattctcttcttccctcaacagtttggacgagcaagaagtaaaggaaaaatcactctcttatttctgcggatagtaaccccacgaaaaaacaagagggggggggggggagaacaagtgggtATTCACACTCGCTACGTATGGCTGCgagctggactgtcaaaccctgcccgctcccatcccccttcgtcctgaaggaaca is part of the Biomphalaria glabrata chromosome 2, xgBioGlab47.1, whole genome shotgun sequence genome and harbors:
- the LOC106071013 gene encoding toll-like receptor 4 is translated as MMELICVITALLITSISLSAYDNILHKETGVQFTAAKKNLYAVRNVNKINSKESKVSDGSIQATIFKDKSFRQKDVNDETLHDQNTETHNMHSVKSLSSESTMFQLKFSEWKGSDIFDKDGNCSIVIGCTDLYHSDSCLVCHCSENYTITTVADCSNANLDQVPTQLPSSISHLLLAYNRLNSSSLYPGVFDKYTDLEVLQLDSNNITTLADGVFRGLYKLERLNVYNNSIAMDSNLNKSRVFAPLNGSLVYLVMNRNNPNTSNPNLVYPDYAFSLLTNLKTLYIDGLRGKRFGPLFGSLKYLTKLVISGYDQGYCFLESLHNDTFKYLGHLKDLNISNCGLEGSLVESGAFAPLNKLTVLDLTNNFYLGLEAIGNLMYGLRNSQTLRRLKIQRVVPRFSPCILILSKTLRYFRNMSLEIIEAMDNEIEMIEFGALKMLPATLKTVNLTNNKIMFGAYWKNMGELFSLENLHLDGFFKPVQFPLLFPDSSFKCVSPSEGYGKFTDNECICKDNSCSEYQTDFMLPLPPMLRNVTMHSNSMTYIINNITFCSNNKLDYVDLTKNHFQALQGPVIGLKYLRVLKMSSCFIESISDKFFDNLTSLEHLNLYQNLLGDCLNADLKGLIFDKLTHMESIDISFNNLYRLNENAFGSMENLLTLDLSINRLSQANFSITHMKRLQFIDLHRNEISSLPEGIRSHISWLLSRGVNITIDMRQNPIECDCGNLDFLQWVVDTKVFGSNYSYYYCKFPIANAQALEMKNGYDEQVAMLSYSCEKHITMFLSVAGGTLLMVLVLIASLIYRFRWTLRYWYHAAKSKISSTREVDVKDFKYDVFVSYANSDIDFILQELIPKLKERGIRVLVHGEKFKVGRYITDNIYKAVVKSRKTLIVITKHMLDSYWCKYELQMARMQSVSTGRDVLVFLFLEDIPSSKLGPEVLAHVKSSTYINYPKLPQHKGAFWDKLADDLRSS